The nucleotide window GAAAAGTAAATTTAAGGAATCTGCCAACACTGCTGAAATGAAAAAACATGAAAGCATTATTGTTGTTGAAGATGAATTTCTTGATGGTTTGTTTAAAATTGAAGATTCCGAATTTATAGAAATAGTATTTTTGTTCGACAGAGCAAAAAATTATGATTTACAGCTTCATACATTCTCCGGAGAATATAAAGGAGTTTTTGCATCGAGAAGCCCACGAAGGCCAAGTTCAATAGGGATAACTATTGTAAAACTTATAGAAAGAAAAGGGAAATTATTAATAGTTACAGGCTTGGATGCGCTTGATAATACACCGGTTTTAGATATTAAAGCAATCGACAACAGAATTTTTGAAGATAATAAAACACAAATTCAAACAAACATTTTAAAATCGAACCCAAGAATTGAGATAATGGCTCATATTTGGGCAAACGAAACCAAGGAACTTTTGTTGAAAGCCGGACAAATTCATGGACATTATTGCACTGGGCTGGCATTAGGAGTTTTGGCAGCTACAATTGCAATGCACGAGATAAGAGAAGAGTCTGCCGGATTAGAAAATTTATTGGCAATTGTTGAAAATAATAATTGCTTTTCTGATGGGATTCAATTTGTTACTGGCTGCACTTTTGGAAATAATTCATTAATTTTCAAAGATATAGGGAAACAAGCGTTCACGCTGGCTAAGCGAAATGGCATAGCCGTTCGTATTTTAGTTAAGCCTGAAGCACGAGATATTTTACGAAGTCTGGTCCCTGAATTTTCTGAAAGTTATGAAAAAGTTATTAAAAATCGTAGCCAAAATCAAGAGGAAATTGCAAACTTCAAAACTCAGGGTATTCAGAAAGCATTTGCATCATTGGAAGTAAGCTCTGACAAACTTTTTGACACAAAAAAAGTAGAAATTTCAATACCGGATTATGCTCCGGTTCACGAAAGTTTTGTTTGCGAGGACTGTTCAGAAAGTATAATGT belongs to Bacteroidota bacterium and includes:
- the tsaA gene encoding tRNA (N6-threonylcarbamoyladenosine(37)-N6)-methyltransferase TrmO, with the protein product MNIRQIGVVKSKFKESANTAEMKKHESIIVVEDEFLDGLFKIEDSEFIEIVFLFDRAKNYDLQLHTFSGEYKGVFASRSPRRPSSIGITIVKLIERKGKLLIVTGLDALDNTPVLDIKAIDNRIFEDNKTQIQTNILKSNPRIEIMAHIWANETKELLLKAGQIHGHYCTGLALGVLAATIAMHEIREESAGLENLLAIVENNNCFSDGIQFVTGCTFGNNSLIFKDIGKQAFTLAKRNGIAVRILVKPEARDILRSLVPEFSESYEKVIKNRSQNQEEIANFKTQGIQKAFASLEVSSDKLFDTKKVEISIPDYAPVHESFVCEDCSESIMSSRTTDQQNKKYCIECSNSEYYQLDGFGISCKKTEK